A segment of the Petroclostridium xylanilyticum genome:
CCAACCGGTGATTTTTCACTTTCCATAAAATTTTGAATTCCATACTTAATATCCTCATTAAGATAATAGTTTGCATCTATACATAATTTTTCAACTGTTTCAATAACTTGATTCGCATTGATTTCACGCATTTTCCCCACTCCTATTTTTTTAAGGATATTATATGATAATGGAGGAAAATTCTCAAGAATAGAAGAAGAAATAATAACTCAGTGCCTGAAAGATGACACAGGGACGGTTCTCTGTCACATGCTCTTTTTATGTGTCAGAAGAACCGTCCCCATGGTTTACTATAATTTAAAAATAAGCCGAGACAATTTATGCCTCGGCTTATTTTTAAAATTCAGGTTCAATCAACCCGTAATTTCCATCTTTTCTTCTATATACTACATTTACTTCTTCAGTATCTGCATTTGAGAATACGAAAAATTGATGTCCCAAAAGATTCATCTGCAGGATAGCTTCTTCAATATCCATAGGTTTAATTGCAAATCTCTTGGTCTTTACTATGTTAAACTCTGTTTCCTCTTCAAAATCATTAGGTGGTAATCCGTCATTGACTGTTTCAACTACAAAGGCGTTCTCTTTTAGTTTCTTTGCAAGACGGGTTTTATTTTTCCTGATCTGTCTTTCCAGGGTGTCCACTATTTTATCTATTGAAGCGTACATATCACTATTTGCTTCTTCAGCTCTAAGGATCATTCCGTTAAAAGGAATAGTGACTTCGACAATTTGCCTGTCCTTTTCAACTTCCAGTGTAACATGCACTTCTGTGTCGGCATCAAAGAACTTATCCAACTTACCTAACTTTTTGTGAATCCTGTCTCTCAAGCCATCGGTTACGTCAAGTTTTCTTCCTGTGATGATAAATCTCATAAGCTC
Coding sequences within it:
- the hpf gene encoding ribosome hibernation-promoting factor, HPF/YfiA family, translated to MRFIITGRKLDVTDGLRDRIHKKLGKLDKFFDADTEVHVTLEVEKDRQIVEVTIPFNGMILRAEEANSDMYASIDKIVDTLERQIRKNKTRLAKKLKENAFVVETVNDGLPPNDFEEETEFNIVKTKRFAIKPMDIEEAILQMNLLGHQFFVFSNADTEEVNVVYRRKDGNYGLIEPEF